A region of Hydrogenimonas cancrithermarum DNA encodes the following proteins:
- a CDS encoding PP0621 family protein: protein MLKIVLTIAVIAAVYFFLIKKPKVTQKRQERAEAEKRKPGKDEEIMVECEKCGTFVSSHEAIIVGGKYYCSKSCAGVK, encoded by the coding sequence ATGCTGAAAATCGTACTTACCATCGCCGTCATCGCGGCAGTCTATTTCTTTCTGATCAAAAAGCCGAAAGTCACCCAAAAACGACAGGAGCGCGCCGAAGCCGAAAAACGTAAACCCGGCAAAGATGAGGAGATCATGGTCGAGTGCGAAAAGTGTGGCACCTTCGTCAGTTCCCATGAAGCGATCATCGTCGGCGGCAAATACTACTGTTCCAAAAGCTGTGCTGGAGTGAAATGA
- a CDS encoding (Fe-S)-binding protein, whose amino-acid sequence MSEPKNLFEYTKISDDCIKCGKCIPVCTIHQVNPDEVTSPRGFIDLLGAHERGELELDRTAKNIFESCFLCTNCVDVCPNDLPTDMVIEEVRKEIADKYGIAWFKRLFFFLLRHRKIMDIASKLGYVFKSCAVQTDEKRGGLIPRFNLPIIKKDRLLPSMASRSVLNSYPENIDHGGKGRVAIFIGCLANYNYTGIGHGLVKILKALEIDVFFAKEQKCCSAPAYFTGDFRTVEILTKQNIEYFESFIDDVDAIIVPEATCSAMIKHDWAVFFRNRGEEEWAARAEKLNEKIFMATEWLANHTKLPEVLKEKGVKSDLLVTYHDPCHARKVQGIYKEPRNLIQQNYELKEMSDPNRCCGFGGVTIQTEKFHLAEAAGKPKAAMIDATGADIVAAECSACRMQLGNALYQADSKAIFKNPIELIADALEASDA is encoded by the coding sequence GTGTCTGAGCCAAAAAATCTTTTTGAATATACGAAAATCAGCGACGACTGCATCAAGTGCGGGAAGTGCATTCCGGTCTGTACGATCCATCAGGTCAATCCCGACGAGGTGACGAGCCCGCGTGGATTCATCGATCTTCTTGGTGCGCATGAACGGGGAGAACTGGAACTTGACAGAACGGCGAAAAACATCTTCGAGAGTTGTTTTTTGTGTACCAACTGTGTCGATGTCTGCCCCAACGACCTGCCGACCGACATGGTGATCGAAGAGGTGCGTAAAGAGATCGCAGACAAGTATGGCATCGCATGGTTCAAGCGGCTCTTCTTTTTCCTGCTTCGCCACCGGAAAATCATGGATATCGCCAGCAAGCTGGGGTATGTCTTCAAATCGTGTGCGGTGCAGACGGACGAAAAACGCGGCGGGCTGATTCCGCGTTTCAACCTGCCGATCATCAAGAAAGATCGGCTTCTGCCGAGCATGGCGAGCAGGAGTGTGCTCAACTCCTATCCTGAAAATATCGACCACGGCGGCAAAGGACGCGTGGCGATCTTCATCGGATGTTTGGCCAACTACAACTACACCGGTATCGGCCACGGCCTCGTGAAGATTTTAAAAGCGCTCGAAATCGACGTCTTTTTCGCCAAGGAGCAGAAGTGCTGTTCGGCACCCGCCTACTTTACCGGAGATTTTAGGACCGTCGAGATACTGACGAAACAGAATATCGAATATTTCGAGAGTTTCATCGACGATGTCGACGCGATCATCGTGCCCGAGGCGACCTGTTCGGCGATGATCAAGCATGACTGGGCTGTCTTTTTCAGAAACCGTGGCGAGGAAGAGTGGGCGGCTCGTGCCGAGAAACTGAACGAAAAGATCTTCATGGCGACTGAGTGGCTTGCCAACCATACGAAGCTGCCGGAGGTACTAAAAGAAAAAGGTGTCAAAAGTGATTTGCTGGTGACTTACCACGATCCGTGCCATGCCAGAAAAGTGCAGGGTATTTACAAAGAGCCGCGCAACCTAATTCAGCAAAATTACGAACTCAAAGAGATGAGCGATCCGAACCGATGCTGCGGTTTCGGCGGTGTGACGATTCAGACGGAGAAGTTTCACCTGGCCGAAGCGGCAGGCAAGCCTAAAGCGGCGATGATCGACGCAACAGGTGCCGACATCGTGGCGGCAGAGTGTAGTGCCTGCCGAATGCAGTTGGGCAACGCCCTCTATCAAGCCGACAGCAAGGCGATTTTCAAAAACCCGATCGAGTTGATCGCCGATGCGCTGGAAGCGTCAGATGCCTAA
- a CDS encoding META domain-containing protein translates to MPKFFVGLGLITIFFLSGCAVDASARPEKACTVKLYGPTWELRLFDNREIFLKHPATIRFYEGDRVGGFGGCNNYFGTVSMTDNAITFSAIGSTRKFCLGEAGEVERMFLGMLKGTKWWHFDEAGNLVIFDDEHRLIFVSKKG, encoded by the coding sequence ATGCCTAAATTTTTTGTCGGATTGGGGCTCATAACGATTTTTTTCCTAAGCGGCTGTGCCGTCGACGCATCTGCTCGGCCCGAAAAAGCGTGTACAGTGAAGCTCTATGGCCCGACATGGGAACTGCGTCTTTTCGATAATCGTGAAATCTTCCTGAAACATCCTGCAACGATCCGTTTTTACGAGGGAGACAGAGTGGGCGGCTTCGGAGGATGCAACAACTACTTCGGAACTGTTTCCATGACCGATAACGCGATCACTTTTTCCGCCATCGGCTCGACCCGAAAGTTCTGCCTTGGCGAAGCGGGAGAGGTTGAAAGAATGTTTTTGGGTATGCTGAAAGGGACAAAATGGTGGCACTTTGACGAAGCGGGCAATCTTGTGATTTTCGACGATGAACACCGGCTGATCTTTGTTTCGAAAAAAGGGTGA
- a CDS encoding thiosulfate oxidation carrier complex protein SoxZ, whose translation MGKKFRAGAKILDKNYKVGDVVKVQTIIIHRMNTGFAKDKSTGKRLSQFYVTNETIYYNDKRICDFEFGVSASHNPKLKFPVKITGPVTIKVVFEDNRGNGQEKRIKVYPK comes from the coding sequence ATGGGTAAAAAATTCAGAGCGGGGGCAAAGATCCTCGACAAAAACTACAAAGTTGGTGATGTCGTCAAAGTACAGACGATCATCATTCACCGGATGAATACGGGTTTCGCCAAAGACAAATCGACGGGAAAACGGCTTTCACAGTTTTACGTCACGAACGAAACGATCTACTATAACGACAAGCGGATCTGCGATTTCGAATTTGGTGTCTCGGCGAGTCACAACCCGAAACTCAAATTTCCGGTCAAAATCACGGGCCCCGTGACCATCAAAGTGGTCTTCGAAGACAATCGGGGCAACGGACAGGAGAAGAGGATCAAAGTCTATCCCAAATAG
- the hemB gene encoding porphobilinogen synthase — translation MFARFRRKRLHPVLRDLVRETVLTPNDFIYPLFIRSGEGIKNEVASMPGVFQMSIDEAVKECESLKSLGLEAIILFGIPDVKDSVGSDALCEHGIIATALREIKAAHPDMLVITDLCFCEYTDHGHCGVLNPALQTVDNDITLQNLAKQAIVHAKAGADMIAPSGMMDGMITAIREGLDHAGFSHIPIMSYSTKFSSAYYGPFRDVAESAPSFGDRRSYQMDPANRREAILESLEDEREGADILMVKPALAYMDIIRDIREASDLPLAVYNVSGEYSMLKMAAKAGVIDYERVMMETLLGFKRAGADIIISYHAKEAAKLLLGR, via the coding sequence ATGTTCGCACGTTTCAGACGCAAGCGGCTCCATCCCGTCCTTCGTGATCTCGTCCGCGAGACGGTTTTGACACCGAACGACTTTATCTATCCTCTCTTCATTCGAAGCGGCGAGGGAATCAAAAACGAAGTGGCGTCGATGCCGGGCGTTTTCCAGATGAGCATCGACGAAGCGGTCAAAGAGTGTGAATCGCTCAAGTCGCTGGGTCTTGAAGCGATCATCCTTTTCGGCATCCCCGATGTGAAGGATTCGGTCGGCAGCGACGCGCTTTGCGAGCATGGGATCATCGCGACTGCGCTGCGTGAAATCAAGGCGGCGCATCCCGATATGCTCGTGATTACCGATCTTTGTTTTTGCGAATACACCGATCACGGCCATTGCGGCGTGCTCAACCCTGCGCTGCAGACGGTCGACAATGACATAACACTCCAAAACCTCGCCAAACAGGCGATCGTCCATGCCAAAGCGGGTGCCGACATGATCGCCCCCAGCGGCATGATGGACGGGATGATCACGGCGATTCGTGAGGGGCTTGACCATGCAGGCTTCAGCCATATCCCGATCATGAGCTACTCGACGAAGTTTTCAAGTGCCTACTACGGGCCGTTCCGCGACGTGGCGGAGAGCGCGCCGAGCTTCGGTGACCGTCGTAGCTACCAGATGGACCCGGCCAACCGCCGCGAAGCGATTCTAGAGAGTCTCGAAGACGAGCGCGAGGGGGCGGACATTTTGATGGTCAAGCCGGCGCTGGCTTACATGGACATCATCCGCGATATCCGCGAAGCGAGCGACCTGCCGCTTGCGGTCTACAACGTCAGCGGCGAGTACAGCATGCTGAAGATGGCGGCCAAAGCGGGGGTCATCGACTATGAGCGGGTGATGATGGAGACGCTGTTGGGTTTCAAGCGCGCAGGCGCGGACATCATCATTAGTTATCATGCGAAGGAAGCGGCAAAGCTGCTTCTTGGTCGTTAG
- a CDS encoding thiosulfate oxidation carrier protein SoxY: MATKQDVVIIAETNKGAFYKASQYVRVPLGGCG, encoded by the coding sequence CTGGCCACCAAACAGGATGTGGTCATTATCGCAGAAACGAACAAAGGCGCGTTTTACAAAGCGAGCCAATATGTCCGGGTACCGCTCGGCGGATGCGGCTAA
- the rsmG gene encoding 16S rRNA (guanine(527)-N(7))-methyltransferase RsmG translates to MSLKRTIENVGIDLSETIHKNLDAFAKHLMKWNRIHNLTGAKTRTAIDTQILDSIWPLTFLPERDSLLDIGTGAGFPGMVLAIALPETECTLCEPLRKRAAFLRFIARELGLKNVTVEAKRVEALEVRPYTLITSRAVTETPTLIDWSRPFVSEGTQMLFYKGEQVFEEIEGLDACGVELISRDKRNYLWIKEASKC, encoded by the coding sequence TTGAGCCTGAAACGAACAATTGAAAATGTCGGTATCGACCTCTCTGAAACGATCCACAAAAACCTCGACGCTTTTGCCAAACACCTGATGAAGTGGAACCGTATCCACAACCTGACGGGCGCGAAAACCCGTACGGCGATCGATACACAGATCCTCGACTCGATCTGGCCATTGACCTTTCTACCCGAACGCGACTCGCTGCTCGATATAGGCACGGGTGCCGGTTTTCCGGGGATGGTCCTGGCCATCGCTCTGCCCGAAACCGAGTGTACGCTCTGCGAACCGCTTCGAAAGCGAGCGGCGTTTTTACGCTTCATCGCCCGTGAGCTGGGGCTGAAAAACGTCACTGTCGAAGCCAAACGTGTCGAAGCACTCGAGGTACGCCCCTACACGCTCATCACTTCCCGTGCCGTGACCGAGACACCCACCCTCATCGACTGGAGCCGCCCTTTTGTATCGGAAGGTACGCAGATGCTCTTTTACAAAGGAGAGCAGGTTTTCGAAGAGATCGAGGGGCTCGACGCATGTGGCGTCGAACTCATCTCGCGCGACAAGCGCAACTATTTATGGATAAAGGAAGCCTCCAAATGCTGA
- the argF gene encoding ornithine carbamoyltransferase — protein MRHFLTLKDYTKEEILEIIELGLRIKAEVKAKRFTPYLEKQTLAMIFEKSSTRTRVSFETGIYQLGGMGLFLSSRDIQLGRGEPMKDTARVISRMCDMVMIRTYSQSKLEEFASFSNVPVINGLTDEYHPVQLMADYMTMMEHGKDRNPVVAYIGDGNNMAHSWLMLAAKLGFELRIATPKGYECNPEIVVDAMEFAQRSGAALLFTNDPEDAVAGADVVTTDTWVSMGDEEEKEKRLRDFAGYTVDEKMMKLAHADAIFLHCLPAYRGLEVTEDVLEGPQSVVFDEAENRLHAQKGVMVWLDGKRDEV, from the coding sequence ATGAGACATTTTTTGACACTGAAAGATTATACGAAAGAAGAGATTTTAGAGATTATCGAACTGGGGCTTCGCATCAAAGCGGAAGTGAAAGCGAAGCGGTTTACGCCTTATCTGGAAAAACAGACATTGGCGATGATTTTTGAAAAGAGCAGTACCCGAACGCGTGTGAGCTTCGAAACGGGAATTTACCAGTTGGGCGGGATGGGCCTGTTCCTCTCGTCACGCGATATTCAGCTCGGGCGTGGCGAGCCGATGAAGGATACCGCACGTGTGATCAGCCGTATGTGCGACATGGTGATGATACGAACCTACAGCCAGAGCAAACTCGAAGAGTTCGCGAGCTTCTCGAACGTACCGGTTATCAACGGTTTGACCGACGAGTACCATCCGGTACAGCTCATGGCCGACTATATGACGATGATGGAACACGGCAAAGATCGAAATCCGGTTGTCGCCTATATCGGTGACGGAAACAACATGGCGCACAGTTGGCTGATGCTCGCAGCCAAACTCGGTTTCGAACTTCGTATCGCGACGCCGAAGGGGTACGAATGCAATCCCGAGATCGTCGTGGACGCGATGGAGTTTGCCCAGCGAAGCGGTGCGGCGCTTCTGTTTACGAACGACCCCGAAGATGCGGTGGCGGGTGCGGATGTCGTGACGACCGACACATGGGTTTCGATGGGCGATGAGGAGGAGAAGGAGAAGCGTCTGAGAGACTTCGCCGGCTACACGGTCGATGAAAAGATGATGAAACTGGCCCACGCCGACGCCATTTTCCTTCATTGCCTTCCCGCTTACCGGGGACTCGAAGTGACCGAAGATGTACTCGAAGGGCCGCAGAGCGTCGTTTTCGACGAAGCGGAGAACCGACTCCATGCCCAAAAGGGTGTGATGGTCTGGCTCGACGGAAAACGGGACGAGGTCTGA
- the ribA gene encoding GTP cyclohydrolase II, with protein sequence MNVEISEVANLPTKFGDFKIQAFKELLSNGCFKEHLAIFTDPIPETPVVRVHSECLTGDALGSRKCDCGEQLEFALHMIQSQGGMVIYLRQEGRNIGLLNKVNAYALQDRGLDTVAANHQLGFSADERTYEMVETILAHFEIEKIRLLTNNPKKIESLEGIEIVERLPIIVEANPHNITYLQTKKEKMGHLF encoded by the coding sequence ATGAACGTTGAAATCTCCGAAGTCGCCAACCTCCCCACGAAGTTCGGCGACTTCAAAATCCAGGCATTCAAAGAACTTCTCTCCAACGGTTGCTTCAAAGAACACCTGGCCATCTTTACCGACCCGATCCCCGAAACTCCGGTCGTGCGAGTCCACTCCGAATGCCTGACCGGGGACGCGCTCGGAAGCCGCAAATGCGACTGCGGCGAGCAACTCGAATTCGCCCTTCACATGATCCAGAGCCAAGGCGGTATGGTGATCTACCTACGACAGGAAGGGCGAAACATCGGGCTTTTGAACAAAGTCAACGCCTACGCTCTGCAAGACCGCGGGCTCGACACCGTCGCGGCCAACCACCAGCTCGGATTCAGTGCCGACGAACGCACATACGAGATGGTCGAAACGATTCTGGCCCACTTCGAGATCGAAAAGATCCGCCTCCTGACCAACAATCCGAAAAAGATCGAAAGCCTGGAGGGGATCGAAATTGTCGAACGCCTGCCGATTATCGTCGAAGCCAACCCGCACAACATAACCTATCTACAAACAAAAAAAGAGAAGATGGGACACCTGTTTTGA
- the hemN gene encoding oxygen-independent coproporphyrinogen III oxidase, with product MIDFKQFVKYSKPGPRYTSYPTAVEFSEDFTYDRYVEKLKNRDAKKPLSIYIHLPFCRSACYFCGCNVVFTSKEEKKVRYIDYLTRELELLSQTMESSSDIVQFHFGGGTPTFFSAEQLDGIMNTVKKHFPNFTEDAEVSCEIDPRFFNEEQMKVLKKHGFTRISFGVQDFEPIVQQAVHRIQPYDITKEAVELARKYGVESINIDLIYGLPYQTLESFKKTLELAHSLDPDRLAVFNYAHVPWLKKTMRKLDETTIPSPDVKLAILQHTIDYFTTNGYKMIGMDHFAKPDDELFKAIEKGELHRNFQGYTTRGGVDLLGIGLTSIGEGEDYYAQNYKELPEYEAAIDAGKLPFWRGVELSLDDRIRKAVIMDLMSNFKLDIEKIEKQFGIDFKEYFADALEALQPMVDEGLVAITDSAITVSQTGTLVIRNIAMPFDAYMQKHAASKKTFSKTV from the coding sequence ATGATCGATTTCAAACAGTTCGTCAAATACTCAAAACCCGGTCCACGCTATACAAGCTATCCGACAGCCGTCGAGTTTTCCGAAGATTTCACTTACGACCGCTACGTCGAAAAGCTGAAAAACCGCGATGCGAAAAAGCCACTCTCCATCTACATCCATCTGCCGTTTTGCCGAAGTGCCTGCTACTTCTGTGGCTGCAACGTCGTCTTCACCTCCAAAGAAGAGAAAAAAGTCCGCTACATCGACTACCTGACGCGCGAACTGGAGCTGCTCTCACAGACGATGGAGAGTTCGAGCGACATCGTGCAGTTTCACTTCGGTGGCGGTACGCCCACGTTCTTCAGCGCCGAGCAGCTCGACGGGATCATGAACACGGTCAAGAAGCACTTCCCCAATTTCACCGAAGATGCCGAAGTGAGCTGCGAAATCGACCCTCGCTTTTTCAACGAGGAGCAGATGAAGGTACTAAAAAAGCACGGCTTCACGCGTATCAGCTTCGGGGTGCAGGACTTCGAGCCGATCGTCCAGCAGGCGGTCCACCGTATTCAGCCTTACGACATCACGAAAGAGGCGGTCGAACTGGCGAGAAAATATGGTGTCGAGAGTATCAACATCGACCTTATTTACGGGCTGCCCTACCAGACGCTGGAGAGCTTCAAAAAGACGCTGGAACTGGCACATTCGCTCGACCCGGACCGTCTGGCCGTCTTCAACTACGCCCATGTGCCGTGGCTTAAAAAGACAATGCGCAAGCTGGATGAAACGACAATCCCCAGTCCGGATGTGAAGCTGGCGATTTTGCAGCACACGATCGATTATTTCACCACTAACGGCTACAAGATGATCGGGATGGATCACTTCGCCAAACCCGACGACGAACTCTTCAAAGCGATCGAGAAAGGCGAGTTGCATCGTAATTTTCAGGGTTACACGACGCGCGGCGGTGTCGATCTGCTGGGCATTGGGCTTACGAGTATCGGAGAGGGTGAGGATTACTATGCCCAAAACTATAAAGAGCTTCCCGAGTATGAAGCGGCGATCGATGCCGGCAAACTTCCGTTCTGGCGCGGTGTTGAGCTCAGCCTTGACGACCGTATCCGAAAAGCGGTCATTATGGATTTGATGAGCAACTTCAAACTTGACATTGAAAAGATTGAGAAACAGTTCGGTATCGACTTTAAGGAGTATTTCGCCGATGCGCTGGAAGCGCTTCAGCCGATGGTCGATGAAGGGTTGGTAGCCATCACCGACAGTGCCATTACGGTGTCGCAGACCGGCACGCTGGTCATCCGTAACATCGCGATGCCATTCGATGCCTATATGCAAAAACATGCGGCAAGTAAAAAGACTTTCAGCAAAACGGTTTGA
- the htpX gene encoding zinc metalloprotease HtpX gives MEAVKTVILLTLMTLLMVWIGGIFGGTSGMFIALLIAGVMNFFSYFYSDKLVLAHYHAVEVDEHSAPGLIAIVRRLADKAGLPMPKVYIIPEPVPNAFATGRNPQHAAVAVTEGLLDLLDEEEIEAVLAHELSHVCHYDILIGTIAATIAGAIAWIANIMQFGAFFGGGRDENSPNPIVMIVLSIILPIAAGIIQMAVSRSREFEADAGAARLTGHPEWLESALVKLENYNRQGILPEATPETAHMFIVNPFTGKDISFANLFRTHPTTEQRIERLEQIRHEMMGGR, from the coding sequence ATGGAAGCGGTCAAAACCGTTATATTGCTTACATTGATGACCCTTTTGATGGTCTGGATCGGTGGTATCTTCGGCGGTACGAGCGGGATGTTCATCGCCCTGCTGATCGCCGGCGTCATGAACTTTTTCTCATACTTCTACTCCGACAAACTGGTGCTTGCGCACTACCACGCCGTCGAAGTGGACGAACACAGCGCACCCGGGCTCATCGCCATCGTACGCCGCCTGGCCGACAAAGCGGGCCTTCCGATGCCCAAAGTCTACATCATCCCCGAACCCGTACCCAATGCCTTCGCGACGGGACGCAACCCGCAGCATGCGGCGGTGGCGGTGACCGAAGGCTTGCTCGATCTGCTTGACGAAGAGGAGATCGAAGCGGTGCTGGCCCATGAACTCAGCCACGTCTGCCACTACGACATCCTGATCGGAACGATCGCCGCGACAATCGCAGGCGCCATCGCCTGGATCGCCAACATCATGCAGTTCGGTGCCTTTTTCGGCGGCGGGCGCGACGAGAACAGCCCCAACCCGATCGTCATGATCGTTCTTTCGATCATCCTGCCAATCGCGGCAGGTATTATCCAGATGGCGGTAAGCCGAAGCCGCGAATTCGAAGCCGATGCCGGTGCCGCACGCCTGACAGGCCATCCGGAGTGGCTGGAGAGCGCACTCGTCAAACTCGAAAACTACAACCGCCAAGGCATCCTGCCCGAAGCGACGCCCGAGACGGCACATATGTTCATCGTCAACCCCTTCACCGGCAAAGACATCAGTTTCGCCAACCTTTTCAGAACCCATCCGACGACCGAACAGCGCATCGAGCGCCTGGAACAGATCCGACATGAAATGATGGGCGGCCGATGA
- a CDS encoding DUF2603 domain-containing protein, which produces MKSLKNLPAEQQLKEIDLVAQKLGMPKPSERPVLEIKPGEDGEHKILELKRGKWSDEQPWFVIDEDGKLMVLSSAEAMMGIMNSLQHMGEEVFKARLERAIAKELPIDFHDVWTVAMHELQKRLKESGAEASNVNLENLVKSIKRQHPNLFYSLKDLQIDERDLDEAGL; this is translated from the coding sequence ATGAAAAGTCTGAAAAACCTACCGGCAGAGCAGCAGCTCAAGGAGATCGATCTGGTCGCACAGAAACTGGGGATGCCGAAACCCTCGGAACGGCCGGTACTGGAGATCAAACCGGGGGAGGACGGGGAGCATAAAATTCTCGAACTCAAACGCGGAAAGTGGAGTGACGAACAGCCATGGTTCGTCATCGACGAGGATGGAAAGCTCATGGTCCTCTCCTCTGCCGAGGCGATGATGGGAATCATGAATTCGCTCCAGCATATGGGCGAGGAGGTCTTCAAAGCGCGCCTCGAGCGGGCGATCGCCAAAGAGCTTCCAATCGATTTTCACGATGTCTGGACGGTCGCGATGCACGAACTTCAAAAACGTCTGAAGGAGAGTGGCGCCGAAGCTTCCAATGTCAACCTCGAAAATCTCGTCAAAAGCATCAAGCGCCAGCACCCCAATCTCTTCTATTCGCTCAAGGATCTGCAGATCGACGAACGGGATCTCGACGAGGCCGGATTGTAG